A genomic region of bacterium contains the following coding sequences:
- the coaE gene encoding dephospho-CoA kinase (Dephospho-CoA kinase (CoaE) performs the final step in coenzyme A biosynthesis.): MLRIGLTGGIASGKSSVARIFRELGAHVIDADRVAREVTPSGSPALAQIARAFGAQVLRPDGTLDRAALGAIVFADRGKRRVLEGILHPLILGEIDRRIDALAQDDPRGVAVVEAALIFELARQAEYDAVVVVWAEPEQQAQRLMARDRLPPEEARRRMDAQMPLAQKRLRADFVVDNSGDEARCRQEAERVWQELARLAAGGGRC; the protein is encoded by the coding sequence ATGCTGAGGATCGGCCTGACCGGGGGCATCGCCAGCGGCAAGTCCAGCGTCGCCCGGATCTTCCGCGAACTGGGCGCGCACGTCATCGACGCCGACCGCGTCGCGCGCGAGGTCACGCCCTCCGGTTCGCCGGCGCTGGCGCAGATCGCGCGGGCGTTCGGCGCGCAGGTGCTCCGCCCCGACGGGACGCTCGACCGGGCGGCGCTCGGGGCGATCGTCTTCGCCGACAGGGGCAAGCGCCGGGTCCTCGAGGGGATCCTCCACCCGCTCATCCTCGGAGAGATCGACCGGCGCATCGACGCGCTCGCGCAGGACGACCCGCGGGGCGTGGCGGTGGTCGAGGCGGCGCTGATCTTCGAGCTGGCGCGCCAGGCCGAGTACGACGCAGTCGTGGTCGTCTGGGCCGAGCCGGAGCAGCAGGCGCAGCGCCTCATGGCCCGCGACCGCCTTCCGCCGGAGGAGGCGCGCCGGCGCATGGACGCACAGATGCCCCTGGCGCAGAAGCGCCTGCGGGCCGACTTCGTCGTCGACAACAGCGGGGACGAGGCGCGCTGCCGGCAGGAGGCCGAGCGGGTCTGGCAGGAGCTCGCACGGCTGGCGGCCGGGGGCGGGCGCTGCTGA